A genome region from Sphaeramia orbicularis chromosome 19, fSphaOr1.1, whole genome shotgun sequence includes the following:
- the LOC115410498 gene encoding uncharacterized protein LOC115410498 isoform X1: protein MHKRQRQNRPVDVNMRQTHHGSGISSWFSIWTRLVHVSPRRRSTQVFVPAYFTVGGWSYLIFGSGTKLYVTDDPVLKPVVGVYPAASTAPDGKTSLMCVASGMSPPEVRFSWKRQKDHGTEEDLPDAQGEQLEVQESGRRTSIRTIHQNHNSSDKYWCTVQHEGGTTHQEVPASASCPPQRRSADPPALHKPQQKISRRLLMDSAVSFQVQTRLKLLCGLYTVLIVKSLVYCCGLCLLMSL from the exons ATGcacaaaagacaaagacaaaaccgTCCTGTTGATGTGAATATGAGACAAACACATCATGGATCTGGAATCTCATCCTGGTTCAGCATCTGGACACGTTTAGTCCACGTCAGCCCACGGCGTCGGAGCACACAGGTTTTTGTACCAGCATATTTCACTGTGGGAGGATGGTCCTACCTGATCTTTGGTTCTGGGACTAAACTGTACGTAACAG ATGATCCGGTGCTGAAGCCCGTGGTGGGCGTGTACCCGGCGGCGTCCACGGCCCCGGACGGGAAGACCTCCCTGATGTGTGTGGCCTCAGGCATGTCTCCTCCTGAGGTCCGCTTCTCCTGGAAAAGACAGAAGGACCACGGAACTGAGGAGGATCTGCCCGACGCCCAGGGAGAACAGCTGGAGGTCCAAGAGTCTGGACGGAGAACCTCCATCAGAACCATCCATCAGAACCACAACAGCTCAGATAAATACTGGTGCACGGTCCAGCACGAGGGGGGCACCACCCACCAAG AGGTTCCAGCTTCAGCCTCCTGTCCTCCACAGAGAAGGTCAGCAGACCCACCAGCTCTGCACAAACCACAGCAGAAGATCAGCCGCCGCCTCCTCATGGACAGCGCTG TGTCcttccaggtccagaccaggctgAAGCTGCTCTGTGGACTCTACACCGTCCTCATAGTGAAGAGTCTGGTCTACTGCTGTGGACTCTGTCTGCTCATGAGCCTCTGA
- the LOC115410498 gene encoding uncharacterized protein LOC115410498 isoform X2, with translation MLHGWRGSDDPVLKPVVGVYPAASTAPDGKTSLMCVASGMSPPEVRFSWKRQKDHGTEEDLPDAQGEQLEVQESGRRTSIRTIHQNHNSSDKYWCTVQHEGGTTHQEVPASASCPPQRRSADPPALHKPQQKISRRLLMDSAVSFQVQTRLKLLCGLYTVLIVKSLVYCCGLCLLMSL, from the exons ATGCTTCATGGCTGGAGGGGTTCAG ATGATCCGGTGCTGAAGCCCGTGGTGGGCGTGTACCCGGCGGCGTCCACGGCCCCGGACGGGAAGACCTCCCTGATGTGTGTGGCCTCAGGCATGTCTCCTCCTGAGGTCCGCTTCTCCTGGAAAAGACAGAAGGACCACGGAACTGAGGAGGATCTGCCCGACGCCCAGGGAGAACAGCTGGAGGTCCAAGAGTCTGGACGGAGAACCTCCATCAGAACCATCCATCAGAACCACAACAGCTCAGATAAATACTGGTGCACGGTCCAGCACGAGGGGGGCACCACCCACCAAG AGGTTCCAGCTTCAGCCTCCTGTCCTCCACAGAGAAGGTCAGCAGACCCACCAGCTCTGCACAAACCACAGCAGAAGATCAGCCGCCGCCTCCTCATGGACAGCGCTG TGTCcttccaggtccagaccaggctgAAGCTGCTCTGTGGACTCTACACCGTCCTCATAGTGAAGAGTCTGGTCTACTGCTGTGGACTCTGTCTGCTCATGAGCCTCTGA
- the LOC115410498 gene encoding uncharacterized protein LOC115410498 isoform X3 translates to MCVASGMSPPEVRFSWKRQKDHGTEEDLPDAQGEQLEVQESGRRTSIRTIHQNHNSSDKYWCTVQHEGGTTHQEVPASASCPPQRRSADPPALHKPQQKISRRLLMDSAVSFQVQTRLKLLCGLYTVLIVKSLVYCCGLCLLMSL, encoded by the exons ATGTGTGTGGCCTCAGGCATGTCTCCTCCTGAGGTCCGCTTCTCCTGGAAAAGACAGAAGGACCACGGAACTGAGGAGGATCTGCCCGACGCCCAGGGAGAACAGCTGGAGGTCCAAGAGTCTGGACGGAGAACCTCCATCAGAACCATCCATCAGAACCACAACAGCTCAGATAAATACTGGTGCACGGTCCAGCACGAGGGGGGCACCACCCACCAAG AGGTTCCAGCTTCAGCCTCCTGTCCTCCACAGAGAAGGTCAGCAGACCCACCAGCTCTGCACAAACCACAGCAGAAGATCAGCCGCCGCCTCCTCATGGACAGCGCTG TGTCcttccaggtccagaccaggctgAAGCTGCTCTGTGGACTCTACACCGTCCTCATAGTGAAGAGTCTGGTCTACTGCTGTGGACTCTGTCTGCTCATGAGCCTCTGA